A part of Miscanthus floridulus cultivar M001 chromosome 6, ASM1932011v1, whole genome shotgun sequence genomic DNA contains:
- the LOC136457285 gene encoding uncharacterized protein: protein MRKEIERCKNLVERSKSRIVSLPIAPSSSNTADNNKRNKRGPVSALEKAWALEDLREGLLKQERRHIETLLESTKSTWAEKGVTICSNGWSDPQRRPIINFVAVSDKAPMFLRADNCEGQYKSKEYIAEKLKGIIEEVGRHNVVQIITDNAANCKGAGLIIESEYDNIFWTPCVVHTLNLALKSICEPKIGNNPSDEELFSWGELEFMYDVKTEAAMIKNFIMNHGMRLSMFNEFSPLKLLSIAETRFASVVCMLKRFVEVKTALQQMVISDKWSVYREVRDDSPTPTAQIVKDLILSDVWWDKVDYILKITTPIYEMIRMTDTDTPCLHLVYEMWDSMIEKVKKVIYRYEGKQEDEESSLYSVIYDILIARWTKGNNPLHCLAHSLNPRYYSKKWIEEGPGREPPHKDKEV, encoded by the exons ATGAGGAAGGAAATTGAAAGGTGCAAGAATCTGGTGGAAAGATCCAAGTCAAGAATTGTTTCTTTGCCTATTGCTCCTTCCTCAAGCAATACTGCTGACAACAACAAGAGGAACAAGAGGGGGCCTGTTTCTGCATTGGAAAAAGCTTGGGCATTGGAAGACC TTAGGGAGGGGCTTCTGAAGCAAGAAAGGAGGCACATAGAGACTTTGTTGGAGAGCACAAAGAGCACATGGGCAGAGAAGGGAGTCACAATCTGCTCTAATGGTTGGTCAGATCCTCAGAGGCGACCAATCATCAATTTTGTTGCTGTTTCTGACAAGGCACCTATGTTCTTGAGGGCTGATAATTGTGAAGGTCAGTACAAATCAAAAGAATATATTGCTGAGAAGTTGAAGGGTATAATTGAAGAAGTAGGTCGACATAATGTAGTACAAATCATTACAGACAATGCTGCAAATTGCAAAGGTGCTGGTCTCATAATAGAATCTGAGTATGATAACATATTTTGGACACCATGTGTTGTGCATACCCTCAATCTTGCGCTGAAAAGTATATGTGAACCTAAAATAGGAAACAACCCCTCTGATGAAGAACTATTTTCTTGGGGGGAACTTGAATTTATGTATGATGTTAAAACTGAGGCTGCTATGATAAAGAATTTCATAATGAATCATGGCATGCGGCTTTCAATGTTCAATGAGTTCAGCCCTTTGAAGTTACTTTCTATTGCTGAAACAAGATTTGCCTCTGTTGTATGTATGTTGAAGCGGTTTGTTGAGGTAAAAACAGCCCTCCAACAAATGGTGATTAGTGACAAATGGAGTGTGTACAGAGAAGTCAGAGATGATTCTCCAACTCCAACAGCCCAAATTGTCAAGGACTTGATACTTAGTGATGTATGGTGGGACAAGGTGGACTACATTCTTAAGATTACTACTCCTATTTATGAAATGATTCGTATGACAGACACCGACACACCATGTCTTCACTTAGTTTATGAGATGTGGGATTCAATGATAGAGAAAGTGAAGAAAGTCATATATCGATATGAGGGCAAGCAAGAAGATGAGGAGTCAAGTCTGTACTCGGTTATTTATGACATATTGATTGCTAGGTGGACAAAAGGAAATAATCCACTTCATTGTTTAGCTCATTCACTTAATCCAAG ATATTATAGCAAAAAGTGGATTGAAGAAGGTCCTGGCCGTGAACCACCCCACAAGGATAAAGAGGTATAA
- the LOC136456270 gene encoding peptide deformylase 1B, chloroplastic-like codes for MFDIMYKTDGIGLSAPQVGVNVQLMVFNPAGVKGEGEEIVLVNPVVYKSAKRLLVFEEGCLSFPGIYGSVLRPESVKIEAQDVTGAKIKVKLSGLPARVFQHEFDHLLGILFFDRMTMDVLETVREELKNLEKKYEERTGLASPETVENYEGAKDVFSFSR; via the exons ATGTTCGACATTATGTACAA GACCGATGGCATTGGTCTCTCAGCACCACAAGTTGGAGTCAATGTGCAGCTTATGGTATTCAATCCTGCTGGGGTgaagggggaaggagaggagaTTGTTCTTGTCAACCCAGTGGTATACAAGTCCGCGAAACGATTGCTTGTGTTTGAAGAAGGGTGCTTATCGTTTCCTGGAATATATGGCAGTGTGTTG AGACCAGAAAGTGTGAAAATTGAAGCTCAAGATGTTACAGGGGCAAAGATCAAAGTAAAATTATCTGGTCTACCTGCAAGAGTTTTCCAGCATGAGTTTGATCATTTGCTG GGGATTCTTTTCTTTGATAGAATGACAATGGATGTTCTTGAAACCGTACGTGAGGAACTGAAG aacCTAGAGAAGAAATACGAGGAAAGAACAGGACTAGCGAGTCCTGAAACTGTTGAGAACTATGAGGGTGCAAAAGATGTCTTTAGTTTTTCAAGATGA